CGCGTTTCTCCCCAAGAGTGTCGCCTCGACCAGCGTGGTTCCCGAGCCAACCATCTGGTCAAGCACAAGCTCCCCCGGTTTAGTGTATTTTAGAATCAGGTTTCTCGGAACATAGGGGCTCCAGTTTCCCCTGTAGTCGCCGGAGTGTGTGGCCCAGTCGCCGCGGTCCGGAAAACTCCACACAGTTGTGGCCTCGAGGTTGTATGATGCCGGTGGGCTGTATGAGTTGATTTTATGTGGTTTGCCTATCTCTATCCTGACATCTTCTACCTCGACATAGCCTTTCTCAGCCACATAGCGGCGATAATCCTCCCAAGTGACGGGCCTCATGCTAGTCAACACAAACTGTGAAGACCCTGTGTCCAACAGCGTCCCGAACATTCTGCTCACGCCAACCTCTTAAGCCTTTACCGAAAATAGCTCAACTCATAAGATGTCTTGAACACATGGCTCATGGGTTGAAGGCATATTTCTCCTCAAGGATGCGGTATAGGTTTTCATCGCATATGAAGGTGAATGTTGGGACGCCTTCGATTTTTATTTTCCCGTCTATGATGAGCGTGGGTACGGAGCGTATTTGATACTTTTTCACAAGCTCTTCGACGGCGTAGAAGTTTTTGGAGAGGTCGTGTATGGTGAAGCTGCAGCCGGCGCATTTGCCAAGCTCAATCATGGCGCGTGTTTTTCGGCAGAGGGGGCAGTTTGAGATGAACAGCTCAAGCCGGTGAGGCACGTGGGGTAGCCTATGTGATGAGATTTTAGCGTTGTGCACGCTCTCCTAGTTTTGTGAGGATTTTTTGCCAGTCGAGTCTTGTTATTATGTAGATGAGTGTCATGGCTGCTGCGGCTGATGCTGCTGCGAGTAGGATTGTTTGGAGGGGGTTGAGCTGGCCTGCTGTGCATTCGATTATTGTGCATGCGAGTGTGCTCCAGTAGAGGGCTGTGTAGGCTGCGATGGTTGTGATGAGAAGTTTGCCTGCGAAGACTGTGGGGAGGAAGAGTTTGCTGCTGTAGTTGGCTATGGCGAGGAGGATGTAGATGATGTCGTCGGGGAGGGGTGTGGCGGCTGCGGCGAGGACGGCGAACCAGCCGTGACGTGCCACAAGCCGTTCGAGAGGCTGAATCCTTCTTCTTGTCTCGTCGCTTATCAGCACACGGCCGCCTTTGAAGAACCTGAAGAGAACAAGCTTCGCCGACGCCGCTCCAGCCGCGCTCGCCAACGCCGTGGGAAGAGGGTCAAGCCTTCCAGCCATCACGGCGATGATGATGGGAGGGATGTAGGGGCCTGAGACAAACGGGAGGAGGCTTCCGAGGAAACTGGCTGCCAACACACCGATGT
The sequence above is drawn from the Candidatus Caldarchaeum subterraneum genome and encodes:
- a CDS encoding thioredoxin; translated protein: MPHRLELFISNCPLCRKTRAMIELGKCAGCSFTIHDLSKNFYAVEELVKKYQIRSVPTLIIDGKIKIEGVPTFTFICDENLYRILEEKYAFNP